Proteins encoded in a region of the Elizabethkingia bruuniana genome:
- a CDS encoding Crp/Fnr family transcriptional regulator has protein sequence MAHDISSIVDEITCHYVALPEDCIQELITKCKILILDKEEEIIKTGQYSDKTYYVAAGSARAFYIKENGKEVTEWFAFNGEFICSVNSFFQNIPSTFSISSVEPAVLLEISRATANYLSDKYRAFERLEKKVITNTLIKLQQRISALQFEDARHKYENLINTQPGILRRIPLSYIASYLGITLETLSRIRNPKNII, from the coding sequence GTGGCTCACGATATTTCTTCAATTGTTGATGAAATAACGTGCCATTATGTGGCATTACCAGAGGATTGTATTCAGGAATTGATTACCAAATGCAAAATTCTTATACTCGACAAAGAAGAAGAAATTATAAAAACCGGCCAATATTCAGATAAAACTTATTATGTTGCTGCCGGCAGCGCTAGGGCTTTTTATATAAAAGAAAACGGCAAAGAAGTTACAGAATGGTTCGCCTTTAATGGCGAATTCATCTGTTCTGTCAATAGCTTTTTTCAGAATATCCCAAGTACATTTTCCATAAGTTCTGTAGAACCCGCTGTCCTTCTGGAGATCAGCAGAGCCACAGCAAATTATTTATCTGATAAATACAGGGCTTTTGAAAGACTTGAAAAAAAGGTTATTACCAACACTCTTATAAAACTTCAGCAGCGCATTAGTGCGCTGCAATTTGAAGATGCACGACATAAATATGAAAACCTTATAAACACCCAACCCGGGATTCTCCGCCGCATTCCACTATCCTATATTGCATCCTATCTGGGGATTACACTTGAAACCTTAAGCAGAATAAGAAATCCTAAGAATATCATTTGA
- a CDS encoding sulfate/molybdate ABC transporter ATP-binding protein, with translation MLLSIQGIDFGYSQDKLIFNNLHLGLEQGKIMALIGESGCGKTTLLNIIYGLSDWYKGKICFDNREIYGPKANIIPGEKDMKLVAQHYDLMPYSTVYDNVGKFLSNIDLKAKKDKVYQLLEIVGLEDYMDEYPKNLSGGQKQRVAIAQALSQLPKLLLLDEPFSNLDFSRKTQLRDKLFAYVREQNISLIISTHDITEILPWIDEVVVLQEGRLIQKDSPEALFQSPYNPYVARLLGEVNLLTPEQQKELGLPNWFYFPHQLKFTENEGTDAEVIESGFSGGFYRNLVNVKGYTFIVYTAQKKAGKLKISFL, from the coding sequence ATGTTACTCAGTATACAAGGAATAGACTTTGGTTATAGTCAGGACAAACTTATCTTCAACAATCTTCATCTCGGCTTAGAGCAGGGAAAGATTATGGCACTGATAGGTGAAAGCGGATGTGGAAAGACAACATTGCTAAACATTATATATGGTTTAAGCGATTGGTATAAAGGGAAAATATGTTTTGACAATAGAGAAATATATGGTCCGAAAGCAAATATAATTCCAGGTGAAAAAGACATGAAGCTAGTGGCTCAGCACTATGATCTGATGCCCTACTCTACAGTCTACGATAATGTGGGGAAATTTCTTTCGAATATAGATCTTAAGGCAAAGAAGGACAAAGTTTATCAGCTTCTGGAAATTGTAGGGCTGGAAGATTATATGGATGAATATCCTAAAAACTTAAGCGGCGGGCAGAAACAGCGTGTTGCTATTGCCCAGGCTTTATCTCAGTTGCCTAAATTATTACTTCTGGATGAACCTTTCAGTAATCTCGATTTTTCCAGGAAAACACAACTACGGGATAAGCTGTTTGCTTATGTCCGTGAACAAAATATCAGTCTGATTATCAGCACACACGATATCACAGAAATCCTGCCATGGATAGATGAAGTGGTTGTTTTACAGGAAGGGCGCCTTATTCAGAAAGATTCTCCGGAGGCTCTTTTTCAATCACCATATAATCCTTATGTGGCGAGATTATTGGGCGAAGTAAATCTTTTAACACCCGAACAACAAAAGGAGCTTGGTCTGCCAAATTGGTTTTATTTTCCACATCAGTTAAAGTTTACCGAAAATGAAGGAACAGATGCAGAAGTTATAGAATCTGGTTTTTCGGGAGGTTTTTACAGAAACCTTGTCAATGTTAAAGGCTATACATTTATTGTATATACTGCCCAAAAGAAAGCGGGGAAATTAAAAATAAGTTTTCTTTAA
- a CDS encoding RsmB/NOP family class I SAM-dependent RNA methyltransferase, with the protein MELIHRNLLIGIHDALQETFFEKNKYADKVIERLLKAHRKWGSQDRAVVSEIFYNIIRWKKRLEYYMGEGAKPGNIYRMILAYLLWTKTHYKKFEEFEGIKIADILNKLKKGTVPTKAVQYSIPEWLAETLEKELGANWEKEMDALNDPAPTVLRVNTLKTTKEKLIEELQKSEIESHAVRGYEDAVELEEKKNVFLTEAFKKGMFEVQDASSQLIGKFLDVKEGMRVVDACAGAGGKTLHIAALMKNKGQIIALDIFEWKLAELKRRAKRAGAHNIETRIIDDNKVIKRLHNSADRLLIDAPCSGLGVLKRNPDSKWKIDQDFIDRIKKEQENILQDYSKIIKKGGQMVYATCSILPSENTLQTKNFIEKNPEYELIGEEKIMPSHGYDGFYMALIQRKA; encoded by the coding sequence ATGGAACTTATTCACAGAAACCTACTTATTGGCATCCACGATGCACTACAGGAAACCTTTTTCGAAAAAAATAAATATGCCGACAAGGTTATTGAGAGACTTCTCAAAGCACACAGAAAATGGGGAAGCCAGGACAGAGCTGTTGTTTCTGAGATTTTCTATAATATTATCCGTTGGAAAAAACGCCTTGAATATTATATGGGCGAAGGTGCAAAACCAGGTAACATTTACAGAATGATTCTTGCATATCTTTTGTGGACAAAAACTCATTACAAAAAGTTTGAAGAATTTGAAGGTATTAAAATTGCCGACATCCTTAACAAACTAAAGAAAGGAACGGTACCTACAAAAGCTGTACAATATTCAATTCCGGAATGGCTTGCTGAAACTCTTGAGAAAGAATTAGGCGCCAACTGGGAAAAAGAAATGGATGCATTAAATGACCCTGCTCCAACTGTACTTCGCGTAAATACTCTGAAGACAACAAAAGAAAAATTAATCGAAGAATTACAGAAAAGTGAAATAGAATCTCACGCCGTTCGTGGTTATGAAGATGCTGTGGAACTGGAAGAAAAGAAAAATGTTTTCCTTACTGAGGCCTTCAAAAAGGGAATGTTTGAAGTACAGGATGCTTCTTCACAGTTAATCGGAAAATTCCTTGATGTAAAAGAAGGTATGCGTGTTGTTGATGCCTGCGCAGGTGCAGGTGGTAAAACATTACACATTGCTGCTTTAATGAAAAACAAAGGACAGATTATTGCACTTGATATATTCGAATGGAAACTGGCTGAACTTAAGCGTAGAGCTAAAAGAGCTGGTGCTCATAATATTGAAACAAGAATTATTGATGACAATAAAGTGATCAAAAGACTTCATAACTCTGCAGACAGATTATTGATAGATGCTCCTTGTTCTGGTTTAGGAGTACTAAAAAGAAATCCGGATAGTAAATGGAAAATTGATCAGGATTTTATAGACAGAATAAAAAAGGAACAGGAAAATATCCTTCAGGATTATTCTAAAATTATAAAGAAAGGCGGGCAAATGGTATACGCTACTTGTTCTATTCTTCCTTCTGAAAACACATTACAGACTAAGAACTTTATTGAAAAGAATCCGGAATACGAACTAATCGGTGAAGAAAAAATTATGCCTAGTCATGGTTACGATGGTTTCTATATGGCATTAATTCAAAGAAAGGCCTAA
- a CDS encoding AraC family transcriptional regulator, with amino-acid sequence MNDQPDHFPVLGIQEFNQGIPADCDLLFHELHGERSIDSPHKHDFFIILLFKNGEGVHNIDFIDYSLSDYQVHLLFPEQVHQWKIKPETIGYQLMIGRTLFEGMSPSLRFPLAYYHKHPVISISEEEFSTLLYEFSAIRKELETTPILWDIISTRCKLIALILSRIAEGIFNDFKIYSSSPLLSKFLDLTDQFFRQERSVNFYADRLSISPNYLNIICKKHLNASASSLIQNRTLLEAKRLLMSTDISVKEIVYELGFYDHASFSKFFKMHTGMTPSQFKEKK; translated from the coding sequence ATGAATGATCAGCCCGATCATTTTCCTGTATTAGGAATTCAGGAGTTCAATCAGGGAATTCCTGCCGATTGTGATTTACTCTTCCATGAATTACACGGAGAGAGGTCCATCGACTCTCCGCATAAACATGATTTTTTTATTATTCTGTTATTCAAAAATGGTGAAGGGGTTCACAATATAGATTTTATCGACTATTCTTTATCAGATTATCAGGTTCATCTTTTATTTCCGGAACAGGTACACCAATGGAAAATAAAACCGGAGACTATAGGTTATCAGCTTATGATAGGCCGAACTTTATTTGAAGGGATGTCTCCTTCACTGCGTTTTCCGCTGGCTTATTATCACAAACATCCTGTTATCAGTATTTCAGAAGAAGAATTCAGCACACTTCTCTACGAATTCAGCGCTATCCGCAAAGAACTGGAAACAACACCTATTCTATGGGACATTATCAGCACCCGTTGTAAACTTATTGCACTTATTCTTAGCCGGATTGCTGAAGGTATTTTTAATGATTTCAAGATTTACAGTTCCTCTCCCCTGTTATCAAAATTTCTTGATCTAACTGATCAATTTTTCAGACAGGAACGTTCTGTTAACTTTTATGCAGACAGACTAAGCATCTCACCTAACTATCTCAACATTATCTGCAAAAAACATCTGAATGCTTCTGCATCATCGCTCATCCAGAACCGTACTTTATTAGAAGCTAAAAGACTTCTGATGTCTACCGATATATCTGTAAAAGAAATTGTATACGAGTTAGGTTTTTATGACCACGCAAGCTTTTCCAAATTTTTCAAGATGCATACCGGAATGACTCCCTCACAGTTCAAAGAGAAGAAATAA
- a CDS encoding zinc ribbon domain-containing protein YjdM, with amino-acid sequence MSDTILCPKCNSEFTYPQDNLMVCSQCFHEWDPADVSADSDDKVFDSNGNELQDGDSVVVVKDLPVKGAPKPVKAGTKVKNIRLRPGSDHNIDCKIDGFGSMALKSEFVKKG; translated from the coding sequence ATGAGCGATACGATACTTTGTCCGAAATGTAATTCGGAATTTACCTATCCGCAGGATAATCTTATGGTGTGTTCCCAGTGTTTTCACGAGTGGGATCCGGCGGATGTTTCAGCAGACAGTGATGATAAAGTTTTTGATTCCAACGGGAATGAATTGCAGGATGGAGACTCTGTAGTCGTAGTAAAAGATTTGCCTGTAAAAGGAGCGCCAAAGCCAGTAAAAGCCGGAACTAAGGTTAAAAATATCAGATTGAGACCAGGAAGCGATCATAACATCGATTGTAAAATTGATGGATTTGGATCAATGGCCTTGAAATCCGAATTTGTAAAAAAAGGTTAA
- a CDS encoding PNGase F N-terminal domain-containing protein: protein MQKILLCSLITGAQMIFAQTYEITYQNSFEGKINPNQNHIISITNSDKTLLFNEKIKNKKANFPFEVNEINRKNNEVSQFAFLNNNEVVKTSDNTILAKQEFKPTSETGKILGYNVKKAVTSVNSNTIEVWYTNDLKVKGGPSILGQDLGLVLKTVRNGSSVVEATSVKKIKSLDDQVLFNGKNIAEKDALTYKDMIWKSRFITIPVFENETINFSDASKSDQIIQRFGNGTIILKKVKIPEIKQGNTIFVELKQKSNGDAYDRTGDVFIIPQERAISYYTGLTQGVKSLPVYQNGNGKSYQGVALTSDYLPFIELMRFFTPFGIGHFNEKIQLKGKNWHDNTPYRQDITELRPQLSGKEVLVGAFIGNYDKGGHQISLELSIHPDQQKIVNNNFVLPVFNTTNVMEMAGQDYPTMFSSDKGVEVEFILAKDLKNAQLRYITTGHGGWGEGDEFVPKENSIYLDGKLAHAFTPWRTDCGSYRLFNPASGNFEDGLSSSDLSRSNWCPGTITNPVYINLGNLKAGKHTIQVKIPQGAPEGSSQSFWNISGVLLGQE from the coding sequence ATGCAAAAAATTTTACTGTGCAGCCTTATTACAGGTGCCCAGATGATTTTCGCCCAGACTTATGAAATTACTTATCAGAATTCATTCGAAGGGAAGATAAATCCTAATCAGAATCATATCATCAGCATTACCAATAGTGATAAAACACTATTATTCAATGAGAAAATAAAAAATAAAAAAGCTAATTTTCCTTTTGAGGTTAATGAAATTAACAGAAAAAACAATGAAGTTAGCCAGTTTGCTTTTCTTAATAACAATGAAGTTGTAAAAACAAGCGATAATACAATTCTTGCTAAACAGGAGTTCAAACCGACTTCCGAAACCGGAAAAATACTGGGCTATAATGTAAAGAAAGCTGTAACAAGTGTAAATTCTAATACCATAGAAGTATGGTATACCAATGATCTTAAAGTAAAAGGAGGTCCAAGTATATTGGGACAGGATTTAGGTCTGGTACTAAAGACAGTAAGAAATGGCAGCTCTGTTGTTGAAGCAACTTCAGTAAAAAAAATAAAATCACTGGACGATCAGGTTTTATTCAATGGGAAGAATATTGCTGAAAAAGATGCGCTTACTTACAAAGACATGATTTGGAAGAGTAGATTTATCACTATCCCTGTTTTCGAAAATGAAACAATTAACTTTAGTGATGCTTCTAAATCTGATCAGATTATTCAGCGCTTTGGTAACGGAACAATTATCCTGAAGAAAGTAAAAATCCCGGAAATTAAACAAGGCAATACAATTTTTGTAGAACTAAAACAAAAATCTAATGGCGATGCATACGACCGAACCGGAGATGTATTTATAATTCCGCAGGAAAGAGCTATATCTTATTATACAGGTTTAACACAGGGTGTAAAATCACTTCCGGTATACCAGAACGGAAATGGTAAATCCTACCAAGGCGTTGCTTTAACTTCGGATTATCTTCCGTTTATTGAATTGATGCGCTTTTTTACACCTTTCGGAATTGGACATTTCAATGAAAAGATTCAGCTGAAAGGAAAAAATTGGCACGACAATACACCATACCGTCAGGACATCACCGAACTTCGTCCGCAACTAAGTGGAAAAGAAGTCTTAGTAGGAGCATTTATCGGGAACTACGATAAAGGCGGACATCAGATAAGTTTAGAATTAAGCATACATCCGGATCAGCAGAAAATTGTGAATAATAACTTTGTGCTGCCTGTTTTCAATACTACCAATGTAATGGAAATGGCTGGTCAGGACTATCCTACTATGTTTAGCTCTGACAAAGGAGTTGAAGTTGAGTTTATTTTGGCAAAAGATCTTAAAAATGCACAGTTACGTTATATTACAACCGGCCACGGTGGCTGGGGAGAAGGTGATGAATTTGTACCAAAAGAAAATTCTATTTATCTGGACGGGAAACTGGCACATGCTTTTACACCATGGAGAACAGATTGTGGATCCTACAGATTATTCAATCCGGCATCGGGTAACTTCGAGGACGGCCTTTCTTCTTCGGATCTCAGCCGTTCCAACTGGTGTCCCGGGACTATAACCAATCCGGTTTATATCAACTTAGGAAACCTGAAAGCAGGTAAACATACGATACAGGTTAAAATTCCACAGGGAGCTCCGGAAGGAAGCAGTCAAAGCTTTTGGAATATCTCAGGCGTTCTCCTAGGACAGGAATAA
- a CDS encoding amidohydrolase family protein, translating into MNASGITRKDFIKSSALAVAGLAISPGLLAASPFNLTNDKTMKGTKNILLKNVRLETGFEYEGNEVVATKTGLFCIEIANGKIKAVSPNNPSAKAIDVKGLLMLPAFKDMHIHLDKTFYGGPWQAVRKRQGGVKGMIALEQQILPEMLKTSTFHAEKLIELLQSCGTSYARSHVNIEPTSKLESLKNLQKALDNKKATFGAELVAFPQHGVYYTDSAPWMKEAAQTDIDYIGGVDPYNVDGQIEKTMDFTVQLALDHNKGIDIHLHETGESGLKTVEYLISKVNENPVLKGKTFLSHCFVLAKLDKTKQEEIAEKLANAKIGIMSTIPFGGLIMPIPTLYKYGVNIGTGNDSIIDHWNTWGSGSVLQKANLMAQLYGYSTEFLLSRSLKLATYNILPLDDKGTQQWPKVGDTADVVLVDASCSAEAVSRISPVKSLIHQGNIVF; encoded by the coding sequence ATGAATGCTTCCGGTATTACCCGTAAAGATTTTATTAAAAGTTCGGCTTTAGCTGTAGCTGGTTTAGCAATAAGCCCAGGCTTGTTGGCAGCCAGTCCTTTTAACCTTACTAACGATAAAACGATGAAGGGAACAAAAAATATATTACTGAAAAATGTAAGGCTGGAAACCGGATTCGAATACGAAGGAAATGAAGTTGTAGCTACTAAAACAGGATTATTCTGTATAGAAATTGCCAACGGAAAAATAAAAGCTGTTTCCCCAAATAATCCTTCTGCAAAAGCTATTGATGTTAAAGGCCTTCTTATGCTTCCGGCATTTAAAGATATGCACATCCATCTGGATAAAACTTTTTATGGCGGTCCATGGCAGGCTGTAAGAAAAAGACAAGGTGGTGTAAAGGGCATGATTGCTCTGGAACAGCAGATCTTACCTGAGATGTTAAAGACATCTACATTCCATGCTGAAAAGCTTATTGAACTACTTCAATCTTGTGGTACGTCTTATGCCAGAAGCCATGTAAATATAGAGCCAACTTCTAAACTGGAATCGCTAAAAAATCTGCAAAAGGCTTTGGATAACAAAAAAGCTACTTTTGGGGCTGAGCTTGTCGCTTTTCCGCAGCATGGTGTTTACTATACAGATTCTGCACCATGGATGAAGGAAGCCGCTCAAACAGATATAGATTATATTGGCGGCGTCGATCCATACAATGTAGACGGACAGATTGAAAAGACTATGGATTTTACTGTTCAGCTGGCTTTAGATCATAATAAAGGAATTGATATCCATTTGCATGAAACAGGAGAATCAGGCCTGAAAACAGTAGAATATCTGATTAGTAAAGTAAATGAAAACCCTGTACTGAAAGGCAAAACCTTTCTGAGTCATTGTTTCGTTCTGGCAAAACTGGACAAAACTAAACAGGAAGAGATCGCTGAAAAATTGGCTAATGCAAAGATAGGTATCATGTCCACAATTCCTTTCGGAGGGCTTATTATGCCTATACCTACATTATATAAATACGGTGTAAACATTGGTACCGGAAACGACAGTATCATAGACCACTGGAATACATGGGGAAGCGGAAGTGTTTTGCAAAAAGCAAATCTTATGGCTCAGCTTTATGGCTATTCAACAGAATTTTTACTTTCCAGAAGTTTAAAATTGGCAACTTATAATATATTACCTCTGGATGATAAAGGCACACAACAATGGCCTAAAGTCGGAGATACAGCGGATGTTGTACTTGTAGATGCCAGCTGCTCCGCAGAAGCTGTATCCAGAATATCACCTGTAAAATCTCTGATCCATCAGGGAAATATTGTTTTTTAG
- the asnB gene encoding asparagine synthase B: MCGIVCLFDAKQKTETLRPQVLEMSKKIRHRGPDWSGIFQDEKVIFSHERLAIVDPTSGKQPLFSKDGNLVLAVNGEIYNHLELRKEFPEYEFLTQSDCEVILALYQKYGKDFLEKLNGIFAFALYDIEKGTYLISRDHMGIIPLYRGWDAHGNFYVASELKALEGVCNKIEEFKPGHLLYSGDGEEYQQWYSRDWESFDTVKDNPTDIAALRKGLEDAVHRQLMSDVPYGVLLSGGLDSTIIAAVTAKFASKRIESGDTQEAWYPRLHSFAVGLEGSPDLAAARKAADHIGSVHHEVKYTIQEGLDAIRDVIYHLETYDVTTIRASTPMYLLARVIKSMGIKMVLSGEGSDELFGGYLYFHKAPSAQAFHEENVRKLGKLHLYDCLRANKSLMAWGIEGRVPFLDKEFMDIAMTINPQDKMITPERMEKWVLRKAFEDILPESIAWRQKEQFSDGVGYSWIDTLKQIAEDEVSDEMMVNAKYRFPINTPMSKEEYRYRSIFTELFPSDSASQTVPSVPSVACSTPVALEWDEAFKKMNDPSGRAVKVHEVSY, from the coding sequence ATGTGCGGGATAGTATGCTTATTTGATGCAAAACAAAAAACAGAAACATTAAGACCTCAGGTACTGGAAATGTCTAAAAAAATCAGACACCGTGGGCCAGACTGGTCAGGTATTTTTCAGGACGAAAAAGTAATTTTCTCTCATGAAAGACTGGCAATTGTAGATCCTACTTCAGGGAAACAACCTCTTTTCTCTAAAGACGGAAATCTTGTTTTAGCAGTAAATGGCGAAATCTATAACCACCTGGAACTAAGAAAAGAATTTCCTGAGTATGAATTCCTGACACAATCTGATTGTGAAGTAATTTTAGCACTTTATCAGAAATACGGAAAAGATTTCTTAGAAAAACTGAATGGCATCTTTGCTTTTGCATTATATGACATAGAAAAAGGCACTTACCTTATTAGCCGCGACCATATGGGAATTATCCCTTTATACCGCGGTTGGGATGCACACGGAAATTTTTATGTAGCTTCGGAACTTAAAGCTTTGGAAGGTGTTTGCAATAAAATTGAAGAATTTAAACCAGGACACTTGTTGTATAGTGGAGATGGTGAAGAATATCAGCAATGGTACTCAAGAGATTGGGAAAGCTTCGATACAGTAAAAGATAATCCTACTGATATCGCAGCCCTTAGAAAGGGACTAGAAGATGCTGTACACCGTCAGCTGATGAGTGATGTTCCGTATGGTGTTCTTTTATCCGGCGGACTGGATTCTACTATTATTGCAGCAGTAACAGCAAAGTTTGCTTCCAAAAGAATTGAAAGTGGTGATACGCAGGAAGCATGGTACCCGCGCTTACACAGTTTTGCAGTTGGATTAGAAGGATCTCCGGATCTTGCAGCAGCGAGGAAAGCTGCAGACCATATAGGCTCTGTTCACCACGAAGTAAAATACACTATTCAGGAAGGACTGGATGCAATCCGTGATGTTATTTATCACCTGGAAACTTATGATGTGACAACTATCAGAGCTTCTACTCCGATGTATCTTCTGGCAAGAGTCATAAAATCCATGGGAATCAAAATGGTACTATCCGGCGAAGGTTCCGATGAATTATTCGGAGGTTATCTTTATTTCCACAAGGCACCAAGTGCTCAGGCATTTCATGAAGAAAACGTAAGAAAGCTAGGCAAACTTCACCTTTACGATTGTCTTCGTGCAAACAAGTCTCTGATGGCATGGGGTATTGAAGGCCGTGTACCATTCCTAGATAAAGAATTTATGGATATTGCCATGACAATCAACCCTCAGGACAAAATGATAACACCTGAAAGAATGGAAAAATGGGTTCTGAGAAAGGCTTTTGAAGATATCTTACCGGAAAGCATCGCCTGGAGACAAAAAGAGCAGTTTAGTGATGGTGTAGGCTATAGCTGGATTGATACTCTGAAACAAATTGCAGAGGATGAAGTAAGCGATGAAATGATGGTAAATGCTAAATACCGTTTCCCTATCAACACTCCTATGAGCAAGGAAGAATACCGTTACAGAAGCATATTTACAGAATTATTCCCTAGCGACAGCGCTTCACAAACGGTACCTTCTGTCCCTTCTGTTGCCTGCTCTACACCTGTAGCTTTGGAATGGGATGAGGCCTTCAAAAAAATGAATGACCCTAGCGGACGTGCTGTAAAAGTACATGAAGTAAGTTACTAA
- a CDS encoding ankyrin repeat domain-containing protein: MRVILFLLSFGILSNCHSQVREDKVESTSVHIIDAVKNNQQALVEKALKEGTKVNTEDSNKRSLLLIATISGATDTAKLLVQYGADVNQQDDKLDSPFLYAGASGQTELVKLYLTHGARFDIFNRYYGTALIPASERGHVETVRLLANTKDFPINHVNRLGWTALMEAVILGNGGTKHQQAVQILKDAGADLNIPDHDGRTPLQHAKSLGFKEIVKILES, encoded by the coding sequence ATGAGAGTCATTCTTTTTTTGCTTTCTTTCGGCATTCTAAGTAACTGCCACTCTCAGGTAAGAGAAGATAAAGTGGAAAGCACATCAGTACATATTATAGACGCTGTTAAAAATAATCAGCAGGCATTAGTTGAGAAAGCTTTAAAAGAAGGTACTAAAGTCAATACAGAAGATAGCAACAAGCGTTCTCTACTACTCATTGCTACTATTTCCGGAGCAACAGATACTGCTAAATTACTTGTTCAGTACGGCGCGGATGTCAATCAGCAGGATGATAAGTTAGACAGTCCTTTTTTATATGCAGGCGCCAGCGGGCAAACAGAACTTGTAAAATTATACCTCACTCATGGTGCACGTTTTGATATTTTCAACAGATACTACGGAACGGCACTTATTCCGGCTAGTGAGCGTGGACATGTAGAAACCGTAAGGCTACTGGCCAATACAAAAGACTTCCCCATAAACCATGTCAACAGATTAGGCTGGACAGCCTTAATGGAAGCTGTTATTTTGGGTAACGGTGGTACAAAGCACCAGCAGGCTGTACAAATATTAAAAGATGCAGGGGCTGATCTTAATATTCCGGATCATGACGGAAGAACTCCTTTGCAACACGCAAAATCTTTAGGTTTTAAAGAAATTGTTAAAATACTTGAATCTTAG
- a CDS encoding GNAT family N-acetyltransferase — protein sequence MKESITIHPHTAGTPIPYNLLLLADPSKELIDQYIKSGQLYLAKGNDEIIGCYVLCPWDSNTIEIKNIAVYEKFQNQGIGGLLLKDAIIKAKNKFYKKLVIGTGNSSTGQLYLYQKFGFKITDIRKNFFKDNYSDPIWENGIECTDMILLTMKL from the coding sequence TTGAAAGAAAGCATCACGATACATCCGCACACTGCCGGAACGCCAATTCCCTATAACCTTTTATTACTCGCTGATCCGTCAAAAGAATTAATTGATCAGTACATCAAATCCGGACAGCTTTACCTTGCAAAAGGTAATGATGAAATTATCGGATGCTATGTACTTTGCCCATGGGACTCTAATACCATAGAAATTAAAAACATAGCCGTATACGAAAAATTTCAAAATCAGGGAATCGGGGGATTACTACTGAAAGATGCCATTATAAAAGCTAAAAATAAATTCTATAAAAAACTGGTTATAGGAACCGGAAATTCCAGTACAGGGCAGCTTTATCTGTATCAGAAATTTGGTTTCAAAATTACAGATATCCGAAAGAATTTCTTTAAGGATAATTATTCCGACCCAATATGGGAAAATGGCATTGAGTGTACAGATATGATCTTGTTGACTATGAAATTATAA